Below is a window of Brachyspira hampsonii DNA.
AGTAGTTGCCCTTATGGGAGAAAATGGAGCCGGAAAATCTACTTTGATGAAATGTTTATTTGGTATTTATCGTAAAGATGAAGGACATATATTCTTAGATGGTAAGGAAGTTAACTTCATATCACCTAAACAAGCTTTAAATAATGGTGTCGCTATGGTACACCAAGAACTTAACCAAGTTAGGCAAAGAAATATACAGGATAATATATGGCTTGGAAAATATCCTACCAAATATGGTGTTATTATTGACGAAAAAAAGATGTATAATGATACTAAGGCTATTTTTGATGATTTGGAAATACCTCTGGATCCCAGAACAAAAGTATCTGCATTATCTGTATCTGAAATGCAGATGGTAGAGATAGCAAAAGCAGTTTCATATAATTCCAAAATATTGGTATTAGATGAACCTACAAGTTCTCTTACAGAAAAAGAAGTTGCTAAATTATTTAAAATCATTAGAAAACTTCAAAGCAGAGGCGTAGGTATGATCTATATATCACACAAAATGGAAGAAATACTGCAAATATCTGATGAAGTTACTATAATGAGAGATGGTAAATATGTTGCCACTACCCCTTCCAAAGAATTAACTACAGACATGATTATTAAGCAGATGGTAGGAAGGGATTTAACTAATCGTTTCCCTGAAAAAACAAATGTTCCGGGAGAAGATATATTAGAAATAAAAGATTTTACTGCATTTTATCAGCCTTCCCTTAAAGAAGTTAATTTCAATGTAAGAAAAGGCGAAGTATTTGGTATTGCAGGACTTGTAGGAGCAAAAAGGACTGAAGTATTAGAAAGTATATTCGGTATGCGTACTTTGTCTTCAGGACAAGTTGTAAAAATGAACCATGAAGTTAATAATTCTTCTACAAGAAAAGCTATAAAAAATGGATTCGCTTTAGTTACTGAAGAAAGAAGGCAAACAGGCATATTCGGTATGCTGTCCATCAATTTTAATTCTACTATAGCAAATATAGACAGTTACAAAAATAAATTTGGATTTTTGGACAATAAAAAAATGCATGAAGATACTAAATGGGTTATAGACAGTATGCAGGTAAAGACCCCTTCTGAAAAAACAGCTATACAGTCATTATCAGGAGGAAATCAGCAAAAAGTTATATTAGGAAGATGGCTTTTAAGCAAGCCTGATATATTAATGCTTGATGAACCTACAAGAGGTATTGATGTGGGTGCTAAATATGATATATACAGACTTATTATTGATTTAGCTACTGTTGGAAAAGCTGTAATAGTTGTAAGTTCAGAAATGCCGGAATTGCTTGGAATAACTGACAGA
It encodes the following:
- the mglA gene encoding galactose/methyl galactoside ABC transporter ATP-binding protein MglA, which codes for MDNKKIVLEMKGISKSFPGVKALDDVQLTVREGEVVALMGENGAGKSTLMKCLFGIYRKDEGHIFLDGKEVNFISPKQALNNGVAMVHQELNQVRQRNIQDNIWLGKYPTKYGVIIDEKKMYNDTKAIFDDLEIPLDPRTKVSALSVSEMQMVEIAKAVSYNSKILVLDEPTSSLTEKEVAKLFKIIRKLQSRGVGMIYISHKMEEILQISDEVTIMRDGKYVATTPSKELTTDMIIKQMVGRDLTNRFPEKTNVPGEDILEIKDFTAFYQPSLKEVNFNVRKGEVFGIAGLVGAKRTEVLESIFGMRTLSSGQVVKMNHEVNNSSTRKAIKNGFALVTEERRQTGIFGMLSINFNSTIANIDSYKNKFGFLDNKKMHEDTKWVIDSMQVKTPSEKTAIQSLSGGNQQKVILGRWLLSKPDILMLDEPTRGIDVGAKYDIYRLIIDLATVGKAVIVVSSEMPELLGITDRIMVMSNGRVAGIVETKNTNQEEIMALSAKYL